aaaaataaaccagTTGGGTTTCGTGAGTTGTCTTACAACTTGTTTATTGGTTGACTAAGATTGCATACCACCGGCTGGTTCAATGTCTCTAATAAACAACCACATTTTGAATATGTATCACGAAGAAATTGACTAAGACCATAGACACATAATGGTCTAAAACTTCCGAATAATTTTTCCTAGCTATGTAGATCAAAATTTAGGGTGAACAAATGCTGGTGTATGAGCACATTCCAAATGGCACTTTGATGGATAGTCTCTCGGGTACTTTCAATTCCTTCACTACTCCGTTACCATGCatgctaacaaaaactaaaaaattaactattgaCATTTACCCGATAAAAAAAGCATACATATTGTATCAgactcaaatatataaataaatagggATGGAgtgaagagaattttttttctgtaaatTTATACAATCTCATTTCTCTTGACTATTAACAAGAAAACCTCTTATATGCCCATTTCATTGTAAATCACCAAAATTGTTCTTAATACTAAGATGGTTTAACATTCAGTTGTCAATTATAAGCCCCATATCTATTTACCAGATCAGTATACTAAAATGGACCTGTTAAGATCCtaattttaatacaaacttgTAGATGAATAACAATGGACATACTGTTGAGATTTTAATACAATCTCATTTCTCTTGTCAATTATTCTTTCCTAAACTAAAGATATCAAACATATTCTCAATAGTTAGAAATACAAAGTAATGGCTTCTTCTTCGTTACCAATTCTAAGACTAGAAATCAGTGTGTCATGGAGAAACTTTGATAAGAGTTAACCGGAACATAACACAAAATAGTAATATAGCTCTGATGCCAATAGTCACAAATTATTAACTCTATCACattacttaaattatttttcttcatttgatttttcCAATGCAGGAAAGTCTGGAATCTGGATGGATTGGATAAGGAGGCTTAAAGTAGCATTAGGTGCAGCCAGGGGTCTGGCCTATTTTCATGAACTTGCTGACCCACCTATCATAACTTATTAAATACTATTATATTACCAGCAAGAGCTTTTACAAAGAGTATGGGCAATCTTCTAACACTTTTTCCCAACTAGACTTTGAACCCTCTCTTCCAACACAATAAGCCCTTTACCCTTCTTCCATCAACATTAATTTAACATTAACATGGAATAAAACGAACCCCacttattacaaataaaaaatatattcttaatcattgatttaaatataaaaaacttccCCTAAACTGCTTACTATCTTTCACTGTTTCTTCAACTAACAGATCCCAAAAGCTACATCTCTCTCAAAAAACTGGATGATTTATTGCCCCTAAAACAAAGTttcaaaatgtataattttcGGTTTTGGTTGGTTTCTGATTTGTGATGGAGATCATCTctgaattatgatttttttgaaaCAGATAAATTCTTCTTCCTCCATGCTTTCTTTCAAAGGGAGTCCATACTGGATGGCACCCGAGGTAAAGtactttttcctttctttttcacaTCTTGTAATTACTTTTGAACAAGAACATCCTTATCTCTTCCACTGTAAGTTTTAATGTATCCTGATGTTTGCTTTCTTAGGTTGTAATGAATACAAATGGCTATAGTCTTCCTGTTGATATATGGAGTTTGGGATGCACAATTCTTGAAATGGCAACATCAAAGCCTCCTTCGAATCAGTATGAAGGGGTATGATTTTGGATATTTAGAACTAGCATGTATTTGCATATTTGCTAGGAGCCTATTTGAAGAGTATGAAGGACCAACATTGTTTTTTCAATGCCTGTATTCACCAGGTAGCTGCAATATTTAAAATTGGTAACAGCAGAGATATGCCTGAAATTCCTGAGATATGCTTGTAAGTAATGTATTCTATTCACTTCATTTTCAtcttatcatcatcatctttcaaatcaattcatatatatttttttttatttgcagcgGATCTTGGGTTCTTGAGCTCTCGTCTGAACGGCCTCAGAATCTGCTTCCCCAAATTGCCACCCACACCCCTCACTGCTTCTCCCTTCCCCACACCCCTCCCTATCGTTGCCAGTGACTACTTTTTCTCTCTCCCTGCTTTCTACAAGTATAATTAACAGTGACAAAACAACATTTTCTGACTTTCATTTGTTCCTGTTTCCACTATTTTCTATACaaacttttgaaaatagaaaatgaagtaaagataacatgattttttaaaaaaataaaattgaaaaaaaatatattttctctaGGGTTTTAAATATCACTATAGAAGCAGACCTTGGCTGCTACAGGGGATGCTGTAGTAAATAGCAACTGTAGTTGACAGGATAACAGCTCTATGTAGTTGATTCTAGAAAAGCCCTCTAAACAGAGAGGTTAGGCTTTTTCTGGGGGGCTATATTTGGGGTTTCAATTTCTAAAGTGAAACCAAATCTACTTGTAGTagtgaaaatgataaataacaaGACTTCAATTTAGAAAATGATGATTGTTGATTGATAATTCTAATCTTGAAAACTTGCATTTGACTTTTTTGGTATCTTCTTCTGTGTTTTGCTTAAGGCACCTACAACTTTTCGTTGTTGTTTATGAATGTCTTGAATTTTGAGTAGTTTGATAATTTATATGGATATATAGTATATGTagtaaaaactatataaaaaaaattcaaagtagTAGCTATCCTGTGATAGCAGTTTTGGGGTCGGCTGCTACACACTGCTGCTATCTCTGGgttttaaaacactgatttTCTCAAACCATATCACCTCCTATTTTCTTAATAAGAGAACATGAATAACTAAcaatatgttaatattattgcttgttGATGTGAATCTTCAGGCATTTCAGGCATATCTCTGTTGTtaccaattttaaataaaa
Above is a window of Glycine soja cultivar W05 chromosome 12, ASM419377v2, whole genome shotgun sequence DNA encoding:
- the LOC114378909 gene encoding mitogen-activated protein kinase kinase kinase 3-like; protein product: MIFLKQINSSSSMLSFKGSPYWMAPEVVMNTNGYSLPVDIWSLGCTILEMATSKPPSNQYEGVAAIFKIGNSRDMPEIPEICFGSWVLELSSERPQNLLPQIATHTPHCFSLPHTPPYRCQ